Genomic segment of Myxococcaceae bacterium JPH2:
CCAGGTCCAGGATGTGGTGACGTGCCTGGTCGCCGGCGGTCACCTCCTCCTGGAGGACGTGCCGGGCGTGGGGAAGACGACGCTGGCCGAGGCGCTCGCCCGGGCCTGCGCCCTGTCCTTCGCGCGCATCCAGTTCACCGCGGACCTGCTCCCCGCCGACATCCTCGGCGCCCAGGTGTTCCACGCACCAACCGCCACCTTCACCTTCCGCGCCGGCCCCCTCTTCCGGCAGCTCGTGCTGGCCGATGAGCTGAACCGCGCGCCGCCGCGCACCCAGTCCGCGCTGCTGGAGGCCATGGCGCAGGGCCAGGTGTCGATGGACGGCACCACCCTGCCCCTCCCGGCGCCCTTCACGGTGGTGGCCACCCAGAACCCGGTGGACTTCTCCGGCACGTACCCGCTGCCAGACTCCCAGCTCGACCGCTTCCTCATGCGGCTGTCGCTCGGCCCTCCGGCCCCGGACGTCGAGGCGCGGCTCTTGTCGGCCCGAGGCGCCCATGCGCCGCTGGACGCGGTGGAGGCCGTCTGTGGGCCGGAGGAGGTCTCCGCGCTCAGGGCCCATTCCGCGGGACTTCGCCTGGACGACGCGGTGGCGGAGTACGTGGTGCGGTTGGCGGTCGCGACGCGCGAGCATGGCGACATCGAGCGAGGCGCCTCCACCCGTGCGGTGCTGGCGCTCGGCGCGGCGGCGCGGGCTCGTGCGACATGGGAGGCTCGGGACTTCGTCACGCCCGGAGACGTGCGGGCCCTGCTCGTGCCGTGTTGGGCACACCGCGTCCTCTTGCGCAGCGCGGTCCAGGGCGTGTCCGCGCGGGACGAGGCGGCGCACCTCCTCGAGGAGATCGCTCGCAAGGTGCCGGCGCCCCGGTGAACGCCCCCGCCCCTCGCAGCTTCCAGGCCCGCTTGCGCGCGTGGCTGAGACCGCCTCGGACGCTCCGGGTCACCCGGACGGGCCGCACGTATCTCGTGGTGACATTCGGCGTGGGGCTCGGTGCGCTGAACACCGGAAACAACCTGCTGTACCTGCTGCTCGGGATGCTGCTGAGCATGGTCGTGGTGTCCGGCGTGCTCTCCGAGCGCTGCATCGGCGACCTGAGCGTGCGGCGGGTGGGCGCGGACGCGGCCTTTGCGGGCGAGCCCTTCGCCTTCCGATGGGCGGTGTCTCGCAAGAAGGGCCATGGCTTCGCGCTCACGCTGTCCGAGTCGGAAGCCCCTCTCACTGGAGAGGGGCGCGTGGGGCATCTGCCCCCGGGCACCGAGGCCATCGTGCGCGCGGACCTGGGTGCGCCCCGCCGAGGCCCGGTGAGATTGACGGGCGTGCGCGTCACCACGACGTGGCCCCTGGGATTGTTCGCCAAGACGCGCGTGCTCCCGGTCGAGGGGCTTCTGCTCGTCTATCCGCGGCGGAGCTTCGCTTGTCGCGAGCCCGTGACTTCGGAGCTGGGGCCCGCGGGGGAGTCCGGCAATCCGCGCCGCAACGACGGCACCGGCGACGTGGCGGGACTGCGCGAGCTGGCCCCCTCCGAGGACGCGCGCCGCGTTCACTGGCTCAAGAGTGCCTCGCAGGGGAAGCTGCTCAAGGTCGAGCGCGAACGCGAGGAGCGCCGCACGTACCAGCTCTCCGTGGAGGCAGGACTGGGCGGAGACACCCTGGACCGCCGCTGCGAGGAAGTCGCGGCCCAGGCGCATCGGCTGCTCGCGGACGGCCATGAAGTGGGCCTCGATGCGCCAGGCGCGACCTTGAGGTCGGCGACGGGAACTGCGCAGGAGAAGCGCATCCTCCAGACCCTGGCGTGGCTGGGCTTCGAGAACGTGCGGACCTCGGAGGCCGCATGAGCGCCGACCTGCTGGGACGTAGGGTGTTGCGACATGCCCTCGGCCTCGATGCGCCGAGCGCGACCATGCGTCCCGCCGCGGGCATCACCCGAGCGGTGTGCGTCTTCCAGCCAGTGGCGCGGCGGGGCTTCGAGGGCGTGCGGACCTCGGAGGCCGCATGAGCGCGCGCCCGCTGCGACTCCGGCTGCTGCTGCGGGACCTGGGCGCTGGCGCGGCCTTCGCCTCCATGGCGGTGTCGGGGCAATTGCCGCTTTGGACCTTGGGCCTGTTTGGCCTCGCGCTCGCGCTGGCCCTGCTTGGAAAGCGCGTGTTCGCTCGGCGCGCGAAGCTCACCGCGGTGCTCCTCCTGGGCGTGGCCGCGGTGCTGGCGCTCCAGGTGACGTCCGGCGCCATGAACATGGTGGTAGCCGCCTGCTCCTTCGCGGGACTCATCGCCGCGCATCGCATGCTGTCGCAGCCGGACGCGACCGCGGACGGGCAGACGAACCTGGCCGGCCTGCTGATGGTCGCGGGCGGCGCGGCACTGTCCGGCGACATGGTCTACGGCGTGTGCCTCATCGGCTTTGGTGTGCTGTCCAGCCTCGCCCTCGCGCTGGGCGTGGTGGAGGGCGCGGTGCCGGAGGGCGAACCCGTTCCGGTGCGCGGCGTGTTGCGCCCCCTGTCGAGTGGACTGGCCTTCGCGGTCGCGGGTGCCGTCGCGTTCTTCGTGCTCTTCCCCCGTCTGAACTGGACGGTGGTCGGCCCCCGCGCCGCTCCCGGCCTGGGCGCCGCGACGGCCGGGTTCTCGGACACGGTGCGGCTCGGTGGCGCGGGCACCATCAAGGGCAACCCGCGCGTGGTGCTGCGCGCGACGCTCACGCCGGATCCAGAACTCGACGCGCTCGGGGCGTACTGGGTGGGCCGCACCTACGACACGTTCGACGGGCAGGAGTGGACCAGCGTCGGCGCGCCGCAGAAGAGCGGAGAGAGC
This window contains:
- a CDS encoding AAA family ATPase, which translates into the protein MTQPARVLAPLLTPTSARSAMERIAAQLGRAVQGKPTQVQDVVTCLVAGGHLLLEDVPGVGKTTLAEALARACALSFARIQFTADLLPADILGAQVFHAPTATFTFRAGPLFRQLVLADELNRAPPRTQSALLEAMAQGQVSMDGTTLPLPAPFTVVATQNPVDFSGTYPLPDSQLDRFLMRLSLGPPAPDVEARLLSARGAHAPLDAVEAVCGPEEVSALRAHSAGLRLDDAVAEYVVRLAVATREHGDIERGASTRAVLALGAAARARATWEARDFVTPGDVRALLVPCWAHRVLLRSAVQGVSARDEAAHLLEEIARKVPAPR
- a CDS encoding DUF58 domain-containing protein, producing the protein MNAPAPRSFQARLRAWLRPPRTLRVTRTGRTYLVVTFGVGLGALNTGNNLLYLLLGMLLSMVVVSGVLSERCIGDLSVRRVGADAAFAGEPFAFRWAVSRKKGHGFALTLSESEAPLTGEGRVGHLPPGTEAIVRADLGAPRRGPVRLTGVRVTTTWPLGLFAKTRVLPVEGLLLVYPRRSFACREPVTSELGPAGESGNPRRNDGTGDVAGLRELAPSEDARRVHWLKSASQGKLLKVEREREERRTYQLSVEAGLGGDTLDRRCEEVAAQAHRLLADGHEVGLDAPGATLRSATGTAQEKRILQTLAWLGFENVRTSEAA